The genomic region tttgtcatatggactactgttatgatgtctttatactgatcctttaatagtgctttatagtatttgtcctttttgaagcttaacagctcctgctcactataaactgttattctgttgaatagagctgcttaaaatatctatttttatgttccaagaaaaaacccagcatatgggttttgaacaacataagggtgagtaaatgagtgagtaaaagtaaattttccatttttaggtgaactactcctttaacttgtggctcatcctcaaaataaaatggtctcttttaaaagaagactctctTCATATGTATATTGATAGATATACTTATATGTCCAGCAAGTTTGTCCAAAAAAAAAGCAGTCATGTCTCTACAAGGAAGAGACTTcaatgaatgggaaaaaattcGAATCACataagtcagttttatttgtacagcgctttcacaataaatatcttttcaaagcagctttaaagaaaaccCTGTAACTCTGTAAAACTGAAACAAGTTTggaaatttttatgtttttgatatcATTTTAAGTGTCTACAACTAATAGTTTTATTGTATAGTTCGCACACTGATGGGAACATCTCGACCTTGATGTCCACTTATAACCTCTCCCTCTGCCAAAACTCTATCAACAAAACATACAGGGCATAATATGaaacattcaagtagataggagctgcactggctgacagtgaactgacttgctagaaagactttggccacactcactccaatgtttacctctcggCATCGCCAAAAGACAAATCTGTTACGTACCACAGTGAAAAAACCTTAACCGTGCCAGCTGGCCCGGATCGGCACGGAATTGTATGGTTTTGCGataagaactgttcggcccgatggtggaaaaatgcctatatggataacttttatgctgcctttatgtcctttttggaccttctgagttccggacaccattcacttgcattttatggacctacagagctgaaatattcttataaaaatcttcaaaattaggatgagaaatgtaatttatgagataatttttatttttgggtgaactatcccttaaaaagcCTAGTATATTTACCTCAAAGCAAGCACCAGCATTTGTGAAGTGATCATTACTAAACTAAACTAGActaaacatttcaatatttattacactatgtaacacaatttgtgttcctgggtagtaagtgttatttcctaattgcttatgcctcaaaagtatagaaaatggctattattccccacaaactttgcttttgtgatcaggacagtgatattttgaaatttacctttttcgaatttgtgtcttttcgttcacataaagtcagaaaaaaacaacatatgaatccaagttaacatgtatttatactaaagtaatacaaaaatgactacaaaagacttagaagtgagtagttttttgagattgacgattatactgtaaatcactttcacgaatcagcccccaaatgtagtctcccatcatgttctcgttatactgtccttggtagcggcgttcaaaatCCAgaatatcctgatggaagcgctcgccttgctcctccgagtacgctcccatgttctccttgaatttatcaagatgagcatcaaggatatggactttgagggacatcctacggcccattgtgccgtagttcttcaccagagtctcaaccagctccacatagttttcggccttgtgattgcccaggaagccccgaaccactgtgacaaagctgttccaagccgctttctccttactagtgagcttcttggggaattcattgcactccaggatcttctttatctgtggtccgactaagacaccggctttgaactttgcctcagacagcttagggaagaagtcttgaaggtacttgaaggctgccgactccttatctagagctctgacaaattgtttcataaggcccaatttgatgtgcagtggtggcatcagcaccttccggggtttcaccagtggctcccacttgacgttgttcctccccacaaaGAACTCGGTTCAGCTGTGAccagtcctgcctgtggtagtgcaccttggtgtccctgctgtcccaaaggcaaagatagcagggaaacttggtaaaaccgccttggagatccatcaggaatgccaccattttgaagtcttctatgacctcccagccgtactcatcatacttcaaggcatccaacaaggtcttgatgctgttgtattcctctttgaggtgcaccgagtgagccaggggaagagacgggaacttgttaccattatggagcagcacggctttgaggctcctggatgagctgtcaatgaagaggtgccactcattctggttacaggcgattccgattgcctcgaacagactggtcacattgtggcagaagcagagcccatcttgatgggtgaagaagctggaaaaaggttggtgatgcttcctctgatctgcaacttgcacactttcatccattggtgagaccaagatctctaatcaagtcgttgaggtctttttggttggggtagtatgggtttctctcctcagctccacctctgaaatccctcaaagtccatatccttgatgctcatcttgataaattcaaggagaacatgggagcgtactcggagaagcaaggcgagcgcttccatcaggacatactggactttgaacgccgctaccaaggacagtataacgagaacacgatgggagactacatttgggggctgattcatgaaagtgatttacagtataatcgtaaatctcgaaaaactactcacttctaaatcttttgtagtcatttttgtattaagtataaatacatgttaatttggattcatatgttgttttatctgactttatgtgaacgttTTCTCATTGGACATaggtatatttcaaaatatcactgtcctggtcacaaaagcaaagtttgtggggaacaATAGTCatatctatacttttgaggcataagcaattaggaaataacacttactacccagaaaaaaaagaacaaaaaaacagttgTTACAATGTGTTATTTAATTTAttgtgtttacttttaattgataCAAACAATCTGTGAATCCTAATATAAGCTTCATTGGGGACTTCAGAAAACCATGAAAAGCAATTTGTGAATACTGTTTCCTATTTGCCCTAGAGCAGAGGTTCTCAGACTTTAATATTACACCCCCCAGGGCGGTAAGACACCCCAGACCTTTGTGTAGTTGCATATCAATATTGTAACTAATTATTGTTTAAAGCTTTAACCAGTGATTAAAATTAGTTATTAAAAGCATGTGCAGTTatgaatttaaacatttaatttgacatatttaatCCATTGACCAAGCTGAAATAGAGACCAACCAAGCAAGTAGATAAAATGTTTTAGAGTAGAGGTATGCCAATATATcgattttaccgattaatctgtgctgatagttgctttttggaactatcggttatcggcaaaaatccatgCAAGtagttataatctggtgaatattGGCTATAATAAGcttaataaatacttaaataaatgGTAAATACTTTTTACAATGCTGTAAATATAGAGAATTGTAAaggagccaagtctccatcattcCAAAATAAGAGTCCAGAAATAAATAAGTGTAttccgggcttgtttatagttaaaagtcctgcgtatgcaccaaatcttcatatttttacaccttatattgggattttggttggacaataaactgcatcagagattttgttcattttggactcttgtagacTCTAAGTCTCGgcccgtcacagtaaggaaagtcTAAAAACGTTTTtaacattatatacagtagatcagTTTAAAAAACGTAATCGGTTAAAAGCCTTTTCCACTTCCCAAGTTCTCAGTATCGGCAAAAAcaaatcggtcgacctctattttAGAGTTTATCAAaccataaaaaacatttattgtattCATGTAGCAATATGACAGTAtacttgaacacacacacacacacacacacacacacacttttaagaCAGCACTTAAAATCTGAGTTTAATGTAACAaggatttatttactttttctgaGAACATACAGGATCAAAATGATGGTTTacaacttaccctgatatacagatattttatttgtatttctggTATTTTTCATTTCATAGGATTTGCGTTGAATCAAGCACACTATCGGGCAGCCTActgaatgtctttccaaaatGCTAAATAGTTTTAAAATTTTAAGACTTGAAAAATAGTACGTCAATGAGCTAATGAAAatgctattttaattatttgtaatgTCAGTTTTTGACTTGGACATAAGCAAACTCTTCTAAAGGCCTAATCTCTGCAACAATACAATACATAGAAGActatttcaaaacagcaaaaatcatgtttaattatttttacataatataATTAATACTCATTAGATAAGCCTTCACCAATTCGTAAGGTCACAACAAACACGTCTGGGCACCACCACCCAACTGTCTCCACCACTTTTTCCCacacatttataaatgaatgaatgggaTGTAACAAtgttttgcatatttattttattatttgttattcatGGTTCATTATTTTGGTCCCTTCATCATCCCTCTGTGAGCGAGTAAGCTGGGAAACAATTGTGCCGCAGTGGTGACAAGAGGCATAAAAATTTCCTTAAAAAAGCCACCAGAATGTCTCTTTTCCTGTTCTTTTTTAAGATTCCTTATCTCTTCCTCAAGAAAACCAGCTTTCTCCTTAAAGCCGTTGTTTAGCAGCTCTTCCTGCTCCTTCAGTTTGCTCTCCAGAGCTCTGTCCATCtcctgctgttgctgctgcatcTCATATCTAAACTTGTCCTCCATCTGCCTCATTCTGTCCTCCTGCCGCTCTTTCTCCACCTCCATCATTTTTTCACTCTCAATTCgtttctcttcctcttctttACACCGCTGTTCCATCAGAGCTGCCTTTTGTTTTTCCTCTGATCATTCAGCCAAGATAAAAGGAAAgagaaattatattaaaaatgtatgcattggTCAAATATATTTCTATGACTTATGGCATTATTATTTATGGTATAAGACATATTCATCATTTATAATCAGTTATGAAAGCTTATTAATTTCAGTAATGAATGTTTCTGTAATCATTTATCTATACATTCATGTTATCGATGAACTTgataatatttcaaatgtatgcAGAAATATCAAGGATTTATTATTATGCTATATAAGAGGTCCATGGTTACTTTGTTACTTCTAGAAGCCTCTGAGAGATGTTTATGCCTCCTTTGACATTGTGTAGCAGAGATACGAGAACAGATGTCTTTGCCAATTTGCAATGTTTTGCTCCGTGTTATAGTTTATGATCTGATACCATACAAACCTGCAGCTGGGGTGTTATGTACCTCTTCCTTGACCTATTCGACCTAACCACACATTTCTCACACTAAGGCACAATATGTTTAGCTTAATCATGGGAACACCACAAAAGCAAGCTTCGCAGTACTCTTAAGGAAGTACATACGCACGTACActggttgtgcgtggatgccgcagagaatagcgtgaagcctcctcatgcgctatgtctccacattaacgcactcaacaagccacatgataagatgcacggactgacagtctcagacacggaggcaactgagattcgtcctccgccacccggactgaggcgagttactacgccaccatgaggacttagagcacattgagaattgggcattccaaattgggttgaaaagggaagaaaaaaaatgaaataaaaataaataaatacaaatgtatctTCTCTCATCTGACACCTCAACAACACGTATCCACAGCACCCCCAGTGGACTCagttgtaactgcgagatttggtgagaaaACAGTGTAAattcagcgctgctcacggcAAGGAAACGCGGAAAGGAAAATTAATCTGCGATATTCCTGTAGCGTTTTTAATCCTcgagtagctggtgcagaacaagATCtctattactttcttctgcatatGTTGCTTGGCAGACACTCAGGAGCATCTGCATGTTGGATCACATCAAATATTGTTTGTTTGATCCCGATAATCCCCaaaattggacactttcactcacaaaATATATGAATCATTGTCGAATGCAAATCGATAAATGAGAACTTCTGCTTTTGCGTGATGCTTCTACGTCACTGGGTATCAGCGtaatataaacacaaatattACTGTTATAATATGAGTATACTATGAGCATGTATGGAGAATGCATGTAGCCTACAGCAAGGTTTAACAAGTAATAAAATGGCCCACATAAGGTGATGTTTAGTCCAATTCGGCCCTTGACCTAAAattagtttgacacccctgccttAGATCCTGCTCTTCATTAAGAACTTGACTTGGCTCTGGTTTCCATTTCACATGAgcttttttaattacaaatactCCAGGATTAGACAGCTGAATCATGAAATAAAAAGATACTCATTAGGTTGGTTCTTAATAAATATTTACCTTGAATCTTTCTGTCGTTTTCAGTGAGTTTTTTATCAGTGTGAAGGATGCTGTTTGCTTCAGCTCCCCGCTCCTTCAAAAACTCATTCAGCACGGCCTCCGCCTGCCCACAAAAAGATATCTTAGAAACACTTAAACAAAGATACAAGCATCCACTCAAACGTGTTTTTCTATTATGGTGGACTTTCCATTGACTACTATTGTTTTCATGTTGGGCTAATGATAAGCCTAACCCTTACAGAagcctttctgcatttttagatgGTAAGCCATTTTTTAATGGATCCCCACACAAATGCatacactaacaaacacaatctcacaaaaacaaacacagtgaaTGTCCTCACCCTGACTCCTTTGTTGGGCTCACTGCGGTATTCTGCAATGGCGGCGTCTCGGTCCCTGCAGTAAAGTTCGTATCCTCCAGGCTGACTGTACACTCCATTCTGCATCCGCTCACTCATCTCAGAGAACAAATTCTTCAGCAGGTCTCCGCACTTTTTCTCTGATGTCTTTTCATTCTTATCTATCAGGTCAACATAGTACGTATCTATGGCTTCCTGTAATCATACACATGTAAATTGTATCTACGCACACCGTCTTTGTATGTCTGTGTGCATGTCTATAAGttaatgggccctattttaattTACTATGCCATAAGTGCAAAGGaagtgggcatggccatgtatttttggtattttcgtgcaagcacgCCCTAAGTCTCGGCACAAGTAGGTTTGGCAATATCGCCCACAAAACGCGCAAATGGGCTTGATCAAATGCAATTGGATTTCcaccgtctgcgtcctattatatatagTCCATACCCTGTCAAGCACCAACGATATAaatacagcacattcataagaagctggtagtgtaaatgtatgcaatgaattagaagaattaaaaatttacattaactgcgtccttgatgaaatccaggcatatttctatgacagtgacgctccttttatacgcatagaaaatgtgattttctgaatttggatgtacgctcagtTAAATTAGAGGGAATGTGAGTATTATTAATcgtattcatctactgacacacaaatcatggctactattaacagtgattgtatcggcacgcacttcacttctaccggtcgattttgatttaaaaaatgtatgtattcaaacacaaaaaaataaataaataaaccaaaaatattacactttaacaaaatgaaaatataatcaaaataataaagaggtaaaaaatcataccaaatccaaacattttagtctctccttcttccactggccccttttgcagtgacttaaaaaaaacaatctcaacaacaggtggaaaattactagtaggctacaaattaaatcataaatacaattgtaaatatacaataatagCAATACATATaacattacaataaaaataataatacaaataactgaaaaaataaaccacgacctctagaaagtttaatacAAATCTCAAGTGATTACCCCTGAAAAACTTTGATTTTCAGGGACATTATTTGGTGTtgtgtactttcagaatttggacatgaactttattaccacctgctggtggaatctccaaactgcaaatgcaggaactgaattaagaggtggtattgaaacgtcttagcgcaaagACCTGTTTCTCAGCAAAATAGCAaactgcgctttgcgccactttatttacatacaattCACCCACAGtgtgcgcgcatacacccaccatagcgcaaacactcccacccacgcccatttgcgctggcacgaaaattgcacttagaattagtgctctcacggaAATTGAATAAGACGTttgtgcactcacgaaaatagagcccaatttgttttattgttgatttATTGAGTTTCATTTGTTGGTGGAACCTCATATGTGTGTACACAGTGGAGCAAATTGTAAATTAAAACATCTAATAGCATGCCTTTCATGATCAATGAAGTTGCAAGCATTTAACTTTCTTTTCATTACAATTTTGCACACAAATCTTTATTTCttcttagaaaaataaaatatataaaataattaataaaagcatcatttattttatatgaggTTTTTTACACTTAGCCTACTAATTTTAAGTCTACAAATTACACCTAAACACTTTGTTATACGGTATGGTTAGATagtaaaattaaaggaatagttcaccccaaaatgaaaattctctctttatttactcaccctcatgccatcccagacatgtctttctttcttctgtatacCACAAACAAAGATTGacagaagaatatcttagctctgtaggtccatagtaTACAGTGCAATTAAATGGTGACCAAACCATTTAAGCTCCGAAAAGCAAttcaatcgattttgggtgagaacagaccaaaatataactccctgattcactataaatcttgacatcagcagtctccctggcgattatgatttcaagcttgattacacttcctagcaccgtCTAGCGCTCTGCTAATGCGTCAAGCGctagaagtgtaatcaagcttgaaattacgatcatgtctagagactgcaattgcaagatgtacagtgaaaaaggagttatattctgGACTGTTCTCACCCAATACCAATTGGATTactccagaagacatggattaaaccactggagtcttatggattatgtttatgctgcatttatgtgctttttgcagcttaccattcacttgcattgcatggacctacaaagctgagatattcttctaaacatctttgtttgtgttgttgtcTTTGTTTGcagaaaaaagaatgtcatacacatctggtttggcatgagggtgagtaaatgatgagagaattttcattttggggtgaactattcctttaaacaaaaacaaaattaaatactcaaatatttaaaaaatccaacTAATATACaatatctcacagaagtgagtacacccctcacattttagtaaatattttattatatcttttcatgtgacaatactgaagaaatgacactttgctacaatgtaaagtagtgagtgtacagcttgtataacagtgtaaatttgctgtcccctcaaaataactcaacacacagccattaatgtctaaaccgctggcaacaaaagtgagtacacccctaagtgaaaatgtccaaattgggcacaattagccattttccctccccggtgtcatgtgattcgttagtgttacaaggtctcaggtgtgaatggggAGCAGGTGTGTTAAATTTGGTGTTATCGCTCTCACTCTCTTATACTGGTCACTGGAAGTTCAACATGGCACCTCATGGCAAAGAACTCTCTGAGGGTCTGAAAAAAAGAATTGCTGCTCTACATAAAATGgcctaggctataagaagattgccaagaccctgaaactgagctgcagcacggtggccaagaccatacagcggtttaacaggacaggttccactcagaacaggcctcgccatggtcgaccaaagaagttgagtgcacgtgctcagcgtcatatccagaggttgtctttgggaaatagacgtatgagtgctgccagcattgctgcagaggttgaaggggtggggggtcagcctgtcagtgctcagaccatatgccgcacactgcatcaaattggtctgcatggctgtcgtcccagaaggaagcctcttctaaagatgatgcacaagaaagaagacaagcagactaaggacgtggattactggaaccatgtcctatggtctgatgagaccaagataaacttatttggttcagatggtgtcaagcgtgtgtggcggcaaccaggtgaggagcacaaagacaagtgtgtcttgcctacagtcaagcatggttgTGGGAGTGTCGTGGTCTGGGGCTGCATGAGTGCTGCTGGCACTGGGGAGCAACAGTTCATTAAGGGAACCATGAATTCCAACATGTACTGTGACATACTGAAGCAGAGCATGATCCCCTCCCTTCGGAGACTGGGCCGCAGGGCAGTATTCCAACATGATAACGACCCCAAACACACCTCCAAGACGACAACTGCATTGCTAAAGAAGCTGAGGGTAAAGGTGATGGACCAGCCAAGCAtgtctccagacctaaaccctattgagcatctgtggggcatCCTCAAACGGAAGGTGGAGGAGCGCAAGGTCTCTAACATCCACCAGCTCCGTAATGTCGTCatggaggagtggaagaggactccagtggcaacctgtgaagctctggtgaactccatgcccaagagggttaaagcagtgctggaaaataatggtggccacacaaaatattgacactttgggcccaatttggacattttcacttaggggtgtactcacttttgttgccagcggtttagacattaatggctgtgtgttgagttattttgaggggacagcaaatttacactgttatacaagctgtacactcactactttacattgtagcaaagtgtcatttcttcagtgctgtcacatgaaaagatataataaaatatttactaaaatgtgaggggtgtactcacttctgtgagatactgtatatgaGTGATACTGTATTTAGATATGTTTATTTcagaatattgttggtctaaacACCAGGCTTTTAGCACATGTGTATGCAATTTATGTTTATGTGCAAAGTCAATATATTCCTCAAAGGTCTGATTCTGTACTCTTTGTTTCTAAAATTACTTGGAAAATAAAGGTAAATCAAAAGAATCCATCACAGCTCCCCTTCCAACTTTTATAAAATAGACAAATTTCTTCCTTCACAATAGGCAATATTTAAATGCTTTacttaaaaatcatttaaaaataatgcataacAAGAAATACATTAACAAGCCTGTGTGTATTTGATAATATGACTAAATAATGGCTGCATTATTATCAAATGCCTGTATTCTAGTGTGCATGTATGAGTgctttaagtgtgtgtgtataattgtgTATTTGAAACTCACCACCAGTTTTCCAAGGTACTctcctttttcatctttaaagGAACATTTCATGAACTCAGAGGTGGCCAAACTGCTAAACTTCTTGTGCTCCACAGTAAGATCAGTCACATTTACTGGGAACTTACTCTTCACCTGcaaaacacatgtaaacacatataATTTACatggtgtgtactgtatgtatgtgcttTCAGTAAATGACTGCAGCAATTTGATTGGTGTCTAGCTAATAGTAGTGCACAGTGAAAGGGAAGGTTTTAACTGCTGAATGAGTTGAAATAACTCCAACATGTTCTTGGATTAAAAAAATAACCTATATAAcaataatgtatataaagttttatttatatagtgtcCCTTTTATTTATACATAGTAAACCCAAAGTTGCTTCATGCACAACACATACACTGCAAACTAAAACAATAGGCTGGTTATGCATAAGTGTCTACTGAAAactaaataaagaagattataggTCTTTCGCTGCCATAATACTTCCCAAAAgacaattttattgctcagaggttgctctttcaaagctcGGGAgtcttaatggagttctcagagatgggtgtttgaagagtgcgctTGCGTGGAACAGACCAGGGTAACAAATGGGGTGGGTTGTTTTGTCTCTTGTATGTCTGTTGTGAATGGAGCCCTACTACTAATTGCCCCATGTGGAATTAATAAAATTGTAAACTTGAAACCTGAAtgaaacatttctgggagtacaatgggaaaatcacatacacaaTGTAAAATAGCGACTGTCCCTCATGTTCGCACACAGTATGCGCTCATACATTGGAGAAATCCCAGTTTTATGTACGAGAGAAATTCCACTATTGGTCGCCATAGAAAGTGAAGAAAACAAACACTGCAACAACTTTGGAATATCTAAAAATTAAGTGAAGCATCAGAGAATCAAAACAGCAAAGTCTTCCTCGTATCTCATCTTTGTTATCTACACAAGCGTTGCaggaaaattatgttgctgtggagaaagctgcttactgaccgagccgcatgaaTGTGGGCGTAAAGAGTATGCtgcatatacagtgcatgtaaacaggaacgctgttttctcacaataagccgctttctggtgtccatgtaaacgtataGATCTGTCAAATTaatcttttgtaaaaaaaaaaaaataaatttaaaaacctAGGAAAGGTTAAAGCTGTTGAGTAACAGCACAGACTTCATTCTATTTCataatgtgtgtgttttacctCTTCCATCCCACTCTGATACACTTTTAAGGCTTCTTGAACAGCAGCCTGGTTCTCTAGATTTGCCAGAGCAACCACGGCATTGTCCAGACAGGGCACACGACCACTGCTGATTGTATCCACATAATTCTGAACCAAATGACCCAGTACTAAAagcacacaaaaacatacacttAAATAGATTTACTCATCAGTAATGGTCAGTAGATTGATCAGTTCAGTAGATTGTTTGATTAGATTTACAGTAGCTCAATTCAAATCTTGTTAAAATTGTGATGTTCTCATGACGAGCTTAAAAAGCCTCTTTGATGAATAGGCTTTTGTATTTAAACACATAAACCTCTCAGTGACTCATAAGTAAAACTCAGTAGTAAAACACTCACTTCTCCCAGTAACTTTGTATCCTCCTTTCAGTGTTTTCACAGCACTCTTGACAAACATGTAGTCACAGAAACGACCTGTGACCTCAAGAAAATCTGGCAGTAGGTCCTGTTCTTGTAGACTTTCTAAGCATGTCATTTTTTCCGGTGAGGTTGGAAATGGGAAAACGAAACACTTCCGGGTAGGGAAATAATTACGGATGCATTGCCTGGGCAGGTTGTAGTCACTGATTTTCTTACTTACACCTAAATGAGGTTTTCAGGAGAAAAATCACACATTGTTATGAAATAATTTGCTcttcagtcactattcatttaCATTCAACTAGTTGCTTGATGTGTATTGAAgcattaataataatttcaattgttttatatactgcatatatttgtatgaacataaaaagattcaacaaataagacataaactgaacaagtttcacagacatgtgactaacagaaatggaataatgtgtccctgaacaaagggggggtcaaaatcaaaagtaacagtcagaatctggtgtggccacaagctgcattaagtactgcagtgtatctcctcctcatgaactgcaccagatttgccagttcttgctgtgagatgttaccccactcttccaccaaggcacttgcaagttcctggacatttctggggggaatggccctagccctcaccctccgatccaacaggtcccagatatgctcaatgggattgagatccgggctcttcgctggcacagaacgagcagtatggctgg from Myxocyprinus asiaticus isolate MX2 ecotype Aquarium Trade chromosome 5, UBuf_Myxa_2, whole genome shotgun sequence harbors:
- the LOC127440986 gene encoding guanylate-binding protein 1-like produces the protein MSKATTMPRPMCLVENVGGSLCICKDTIEFLSKINEPVVVVSVVGLYRTGKSYLMNRLARQQSGFALGNTIESKTKGIWLWCLPHPLNKGQTLVLLDTEGLGDVNKGDSKNDGWIFCLAVLLSSTLVYNSRGTIDNNALEQLHYVTELAEQIKIRSPSEAAEEEEGDSQFVCFFPSFVWVVRDFTLDLVIEGKKVTEDEYLDFALQLKKGVSKKISDYNLPRQCIRNYFPTRKCFVFPFPTSPEKMTCLESLQEQDLLPDFLEVTGRFCDYMFVKSAVKTLKGGYKVTGRILGHLVQNYVDTISSGRVPCLDNAVVALANLENQAAVQEALKVYQSGMEEVKSKFPVNVTDLTVEHKKFSSLATSEFMKCSFKDEKGEYLGKLVEAIDTYYVDLIDKNEKTSEKKCGDLLKNLFSEMSERMQNGVYSQPGGYELYCRDRDAAIAEYRSEPNKGVRAEAVLNEFLKERGAEANSILHTDKKLTENDRKIQEEKQKAALMEQRCKEEEEKRIESEKMMEVEKERQEDRMRQMEDKFRYEMQQQQQEMDRALESKLKEQEELLNNGFKEKAGFLEEEIRNLKKEQEKRHSGGFFKEIFMPLVTTAAQLFPSLLAHRGMMKGPK